Proteins encoded in a region of the Apilactobacillus apisilvae genome:
- the groL gene encoding chaperonin GroEL (60 kDa chaperone family; promotes refolding of misfolded polypeptides especially under stressful conditions; forms two stacked rings of heptamers to form a barrel-shaped 14mer; ends can be capped by GroES; misfolded proteins enter the barrel where they are refolded when GroES binds), whose translation MAKEVKFSEDARHSMLKGVDKLANTVKTTLGPKGRNVVLEESAGNPNITNDGVTIAKSIDLKNHFENMGAKLVSEVASKTDDIAGDGTTTATVLTQAIVNEGMKNVTAGANPVGIRRGIEKATQVAVEKLHKMSHEVKNKNDIEQIASISAANPEVGKLIADAMEKVGNDGVITVEDSRGVNTTMDVVEGMQFDRGYMSQYMVTDNEKMEADLDNPYILVTDKKINNIQEILPVLQSVVEQGRSLLIIADDIGGEALPTLVLNKMRGTFNVVAVKAPGFGDRRKSQLQDIATLTGATLVTDDLGINLKDVKIDQLGQSNKVNVTKDDTTIVQGSGDKEQIAKRVTEIKNQMETTTSDFDRDKLRERLAKLAGGVAVIRVGAATETELKERKYRIEDALNSTRAAVEEGFVPGGGTAFINVLKDISSIDTDGDEQTGVNIVLRALEAPVRQIAHNAGVDGSVVVEHLKNKDAGVGYNAATGEYEDMIKAGVVDPTKVARSALQNAASVSALLLTTEAVVADMPDENDGGNSGMPQPGMGGMM comes from the coding sequence GAAGATGCTAGACATTCAATGCTAAAGGGTGTTGATAAACTAGCTAATACTGTAAAGACAACATTAGGGCCAAAGGGACGTAACGTTGTACTAGAGGAATCTGCAGGTAACCCTAATATCACTAATGATGGGGTTACTATCGCTAAGTCTATTGATTTGAAAAATCATTTTGAAAATATGGGTGCTAAGTTGGTTTCTGAAGTTGCTTCTAAAACTGATGATATTGCTGGTGACGGTACTACTACTGCTACTGTTTTGACACAAGCAATCGTAAATGAAGGGATGAAGAATGTTACTGCAGGTGCTAACCCTGTTGGTATTCGTCGTGGAATTGAAAAAGCTACTCAAGTTGCTGTAGAAAAGTTGCATAAGATGTCACACGAAGTGAAGAATAAGAATGACATCGAACAAATTGCTTCTATTTCTGCCGCTAATCCAGAAGTTGGTAAATTAATTGCTGATGCAATGGAAAAAGTTGGTAATGATGGTGTTATTACTGTTGAAGATTCTCGTGGTGTTAATACTACAATGGACGTTGTTGAAGGAATGCAATTTGATCGTGGTTACATGTCGCAATACATGGTAACTGACAATGAGAAAATGGAAGCCGATTTAGACAACCCATACATTTTAGTTACTGATAAAAAGATCAATAATATTCAAGAAATTTTACCAGTTTTACAATCAGTAGTTGAACAAGGTCGTTCATTATTAATTATTGCTGATGATATTGGTGGAGAAGCCTTACCAACACTTGTACTAAATAAGATGCGTGGAACATTTAATGTTGTTGCAGTAAAGGCACCTGGATTTGGGGATCGTCGTAAATCACAATTGCAAGATATTGCTACTTTAACCGGTGCAACCCTTGTTACTGATGATTTAGGGATTAATTTGAAAGATGTTAAAATTGATCAATTAGGTCAATCTAACAAAGTTAATGTTACTAAAGACGATACAACTATTGTCCAAGGTTCTGGTGATAAAGAACAAATTGCTAAACGGGTTACTGAAATTAAGAATCAAATGGAGACTACTACTTCCGATTTTGATCGTGATAAGTTAAGAGAACGTTTAGCTAAATTAGCCGGTGGAGTTGCTGTTATCCGCGTTGGTGCAGCTACTGAAACTGAACTAAAAGAACGTAAATACAGAATCGAAGATGCTTTAAATTCAACTAGAGCTGCCGTTGAAGAAGGCTTTGTTCCTGGTGGTGGGACTGCCTTTATTAATGTCTTAAAAGATATTAGTTCAATTGATACTGATGGTGATGAACAAACTGGTGTTAATATTGTTTTACGTGCATTAGAAGCACCTGTAAGACAAATTGCTCACAATGCTGGTGTAGATGGTTCAGTTGTCGTTGAACATTTAAAGAATAAAGATGCTGGTGTTGGATACAATGCTGCGACCGGTGAGTATGAAGATATGATTAAGGCCGGGGTTGTTGATCCTACTAAGGTAGCAAGATCTGCTTTGCAAAACGCTGCATCTGTTTCTGCTTTGTTATTAACAACTGAAGCAGTTGTTGCTGATATGCCCGATGAAAATGATGGTGGAAATAGTGGAATGCCACAACCAGGTATGGGTGGCATGATGTAA
- a CDS encoding glycosyltransferase family 4 protein has product MLKLEIIVCLFATLIISAVLTPFIRKLSFRWGAIDDPNKRRMNKIPMPTMGGLAIFISYTFATNFLLRKQMPTHQLYGMFAGGAIIVLTGIIDDIWVLKPRQKVFGISIAALAVYFLGNVQMNLITLPFIGTFSLGWFSLPLTWIWILAITNAVNLIDGLDGLATGVAVIALTTMGITGMFFLNVGNTYVSIMIFALVASCLGFLPYNFFPARIYLGDTGSLFIGFMIAVFSLNGLKNATFITVIIPVIILGVPITDTIYAILRRMLNKQSISHADKKHLHHRLMQIGLTHRQTVLVIYGIALIFSFISLLYPISTVWGSILLTIATLIGLELFVESIDLAGKGRQPLLNLIKKIVKENTSKSNH; this is encoded by the coding sequence ATGTTAAAATTAGAAATAATCGTTTGCTTGTTTGCGACTTTAATAATTTCAGCTGTTTTAACACCATTTATTAGAAAATTATCTTTTAGATGGGGAGCAATCGACGACCCAAATAAACGAAGAATGAATAAAATTCCAATGCCCACTATGGGAGGGTTGGCAATATTTATTTCCTACACATTTGCGACTAATTTTTTACTTAGGAAGCAAATGCCAACGCATCAATTATATGGAATGTTTGCCGGAGGAGCAATTATTGTTTTAACCGGAATTATAGATGATATTTGGGTGTTAAAACCTCGGCAAAAAGTTTTTGGGATTAGTATTGCTGCTTTAGCCGTATATTTTTTGGGCAATGTTCAGATGAATCTGATAACTTTACCATTTATAGGGACTTTTAGCTTAGGTTGGTTTAGCTTACCATTAACATGGATTTGGATTTTGGCAATCACTAATGCTGTTAACTTAATTGATGGATTAGATGGTTTAGCGACTGGAGTTGCTGTAATTGCATTAACAACAATGGGAATTACAGGTATGTTTTTCCTTAATGTGGGTAATACATATGTATCAATTATGATTTTTGCATTGGTAGCATCTTGTTTAGGTTTCTTACCATACAATTTCTTTCCAGCTAGAATTTATCTAGGGGATACAGGTTCTTTGTTTATTGGATTCATGATTGCTGTATTTTCATTGAATGGGCTAAAGAACGCTACTTTTATTACAGTTATTATTCCGGTAATTATTTTAGGTGTACCAATTACTGATACTATTTATGCTATTCTAAGAAGAATGCTTAATAAACAATCAATTTCACACGCCGATAAAAAACATTTACATCATCGCTTAATGCAAATTGGCTTAACGCATCGTCAAACAGTTTTAGTAATTTATGGTATTGCTTTAATTTTTTCGTTTATTTCATTACTTTATCCAATTTCAACAGTTTGGGGTTCGATTTTACTAACAATTGCCACATTAATTGGCTTAGAACTTTTTGTTGAATCAATTGATTTGGCCGGTAAGGGGCGTCAACCACTTTTAAATTTAATTAAAAAAATTGTAAAAGAAAATACTAGTAAAAGTAATCATTAA
- a CDS encoding YigZ family protein has product MKNDYLTIKKTGSNELEIKKSRFICNIARIDSEEDATKFINEVKADNKKATHNCYAYVIGQDDHVQRASDNGEPSGTAGVPILDAIKMIGIHNTVAVVTRYFGGIKLGAGGLIRAYSNATTKAIEKAGVIKKVLQTEIKLSINYALFDQLNYHLKENNVNIIDTQYTDKVTIIISIDNNEVDEFKQKVINLLNDNVTMVNGNEKYFEIDFNPYEDIKKD; this is encoded by the coding sequence ATGAAAAATGATTATTTAACAATAAAAAAAACTGGGTCAAATGAATTAGAAATTAAAAAATCACGTTTTATTTGTAATATTGCTAGAATTGATAGTGAAGAAGATGCTACAAAATTTATAAATGAAGTTAAAGCTGATAATAAAAAAGCTACACATAACTGTTATGCATATGTAATTGGGCAAGATGACCATGTGCAAAGAGCCAGTGATAACGGTGAACCATCTGGCACTGCAGGTGTTCCAATTTTAGACGCTATCAAAATGATTGGCATTCATAATACTGTGGCAGTTGTAACTAGATATTTCGGTGGCATCAAATTAGGTGCTGGCGGATTAATTCGTGCTTATAGTAATGCTACAACCAAAGCAATTGAAAAAGCCGGTGTTATTAAAAAAGTTCTCCAAACTGAAATTAAACTAAGTATCAATTATGCATTATTTGATCAACTGAATTACCATTTAAAGGAAAATAATGTAAATATTATTGATACTCAATATACTGATAAAGTAACAATTATTATATCAATTGATAATAATGAAGTTGATGAATTTAAACAAAAAGTTATTAACTTATTAAATGATAATGTAACCATGGTTAACGGTAACGAGAAATATTTTGAGATTGACTTTAATCCATATGAAGATATTAAAAAAGATTGA
- a CDS encoding DEAD/DEAH box helicase, protein MIKTLEDLYGRQIDEYDIDQSIKKYSKIKQYTPIKINNNHIYCKRCGQTSDKDSSYLPNNQYYCPLCINLGRVSSDHKLYYLSEPNNFEKIEDILTWDGNLTDLQIECSKKIIDVFHNNEKHLLWAVTGAGKTEMLFSGIESAINDKKRICIASPRVDVCIELFPRIKAAFNNIDMILLHGRQTEEYRYCQLTVCTTHQLLRFYNAFDVLIIDEVDSFPYVADEGLHFAANNACKEKSSTLYLTATPTDNLLKLVNNKQLSISYLPLRFHRHLLPEIKNKFIGDWRMKLKKDKLPKKLINLIKNRVEQKQRFLLFVPRVQDLMPISKALERYFNTSLWDTVHSTDEKRLAKVQRMRNNEVLFLITTTILERGVTFPGIDVIVLGAEDDLFSTSALVQIAGRVGRKNERPYGDVIFLSHYYTNVIKKAIKQIKYMNKLGRKLL, encoded by the coding sequence ATGATAAAAACTTTAGAAGATTTATATGGAAGACAAATTGATGAATATGATATTGATCAATCAATAAAAAAGTATTCCAAAATTAAACAGTATACACCAATTAAGATTAACAATAACCATATCTATTGTAAACGATGTGGACAAACTAGCGATAAAGATTCATCTTACTTACCTAACAATCAATACTATTGCCCACTTTGTATTAACTTAGGTCGAGTGAGCAGTGATCATAAGTTGTATTATTTATCTGAACCAAATAATTTTGAAAAAATAGAAGATATTCTTACATGGGATGGTAATTTAACTGATTTACAGATTGAATGTTCCAAAAAGATTATTGATGTTTTTCATAATAATGAAAAACATCTTTTATGGGCAGTTACAGGTGCTGGTAAAACTGAAATGTTATTTTCAGGAATTGAGAGTGCAATTAATGACAAAAAACGAATTTGTATTGCATCGCCACGAGTGGATGTATGCATTGAACTTTTTCCCAGAATCAAGGCCGCTTTTAATAATATTGATATGATTCTTTTACATGGAAGACAAACAGAAGAATATCGTTACTGTCAACTTACTGTTTGCACTACTCATCAATTATTGAGATTTTACAACGCTTTTGATGTATTAATCATTGATGAAGTAGATTCTTTTCCGTACGTAGCTGATGAAGGCTTACATTTTGCAGCTAATAATGCATGCAAAGAAAAATCAAGTACACTTTATTTAACTGCGACACCAACAGATAATCTCTTAAAATTAGTTAATAATAAACAACTGAGCATAAGTTATCTACCATTACGTTTTCATCGCCATTTATTACCTGAAATTAAAAATAAATTTATTGGTGATTGGCGAATGAAACTTAAAAAGGATAAACTACCTAAGAAACTTATTAATTTAATTAAAAATAGAGTTGAACAAAAACAACGATTCTTATTATTTGTACCACGAGTTCAGGATTTGATGCCCATTTCTAAAGCATTAGAACGATATTTTAATACATCTTTGTGGGATACAGTTCATTCAACTGATGAAAAAAGGTTAGCGAAAGTTCAAAGAATGCGAAATAACGAAGTTTTATTTTTAATAACTACGACTATTTTAGAACGTGGAGTCACTTTTCCTGGAATTGATGTAATTGTTTTAGGTGCAGAAGATGATTTATTTTCCACTTCAGCCTTGGTACAAATTGCGGGGCGAGTTGGCCGTAAGAACGAACGTCCTTATGGGGATGTTATATTTTTAAGCCATTATTACACCAACGTCATTAAAAAAGCTATTAAGCAAATAAAATATATGAATAAGTTAGGAAGAAAACTTCTATGA
- a CDS encoding ComF family protein, which produces MKKCLFCDSPLNKELTLGFLLSFKKLSNDLLCKSCFNKFELINSNHRCIICGRSGDFEDEKCSDCLRWLALDNSLINKSFFNYNDSMKEYMQRYKFNGDYRLRKIFQNYFKKELNSDKIVVPIPVSKSTLKRRGFNQVEGFLDGIEYSDILSVKYDEKVTHSTQSRIDRIKTKQFFVIKNNMKNLIIDKDLIIVDDVYTTGTTMRLAYSLLISNGAKSVQGLTLAR; this is translated from the coding sequence ATGAAAAAATGTCTTTTTTGTGATTCCCCATTAAATAAAGAGTTAACATTGGGATTTTTACTTAGCTTTAAAAAGCTATCTAATGATTTATTATGTAAAAGTTGCTTTAATAAATTTGAGCTAATTAATTCTAATCATCGTTGTATTATTTGTGGTCGTTCCGGAGATTTTGAAGATGAAAAATGTTCGGATTGTTTAAGGTGGCTTGCTTTAGATAATAGTTTAATTAATAAATCATTTTTTAATTATAATGATTCGATGAAGGAATATATGCAAAGATATAAATTTAATGGCGATTATCGTTTAAGAAAGATTTTTCAAAATTATTTTAAAAAAGAATTGAATTCTGATAAGATAGTAGTTCCAATTCCGGTGAGCAAAAGCACTTTAAAAAGGCGAGGGTTTAATCAAGTTGAGGGCTTTTTAGATGGAATTGAATATTCTGATATATTATCAGTTAAGTATGATGAAAAGGTTACTCATTCTACTCAAAGTAGAATAGATCGCATTAAGACTAAACAATTTTTTGTTATTAAAAATAATATGAAAAATTTAATCATTGATAAAGATCTAATTATAGTAGATGATGTTTATACTACTGGAACAACGATGCGTTTAGCTTATTCCTTATTAATTTCAAATGGTGCTAAAAGTGTTCAAGGATTAACATTAGCTAGATAA
- the secA gene encoding preprotein translocase subunit SecA, which produces MPNILKKWVESDKHDIKRLSKLADKVDSYADEYRQLSDDDLKAKTPEFKKRYQDGETLDDLLPEAFAVAREGATRVLGLTPFHVQIMGGIVLHEGSISEMKTGEGKTLTATMPVYLNAISGKGVHVITVNEYLSQRDAEQMGELYNWLGLTVGVNLTEMSAEDKRKAYNDDITYSTNSEIGFDYLRDNMVVYKEDMVQRPLNFAIVDEVDSILIDEARTPLIISGQAQGSTQLYKQADQFAKTLKDKDDFKIDLESKTVAMKDQGIEKAEKYFNLKNLYDTDNTALTHHLDEALRANYIMLKDKDYVVSDGEVLIVDSFTGRIMEGRRFSDGLHQAIEAKEGVEIQEESKTMANITYQNLFRMYHKLAGMTGTAKTEADEFREIYNMDVISIPTNKPVARIDEPDLLYPTLQSKFDAVIKKIKDLHSKGQPMLIGTVAVETSEYLDNRLTQEGIPHSVLNAKNHAKEADIISNAGQKNAVTIATNMAGRGTDIKLGPGVVELGGLAVIGTERHESRRIDNQLRGRSGRQGDPGLSQFYLSLEDDLMRRFGSDRIKNFLESMKVDGESAVIKSRLITKQVESAQKRVEGNNYDSRKQVLQYDDVMRQQRNVIYGERYQVIEEDKSLEWVLMPMIKRTVDRIVNLHTQGDKKDWDLDTILDFAISALVSPDRISLSDLENKSADEIKDTLMDLAKQVYKEKQDQLYDPSQMLEFEKVVILRVVDSHWTDHIDEMDQLRQSIGLRGYGQLNPLVEYQREGYQMFEEMVSDINYDATRLFMKAEIRQNIER; this is translated from the coding sequence ATGCCTAACATTTTGAAAAAATGGGTTGAAAGTGATAAGCATGATATTAAACGACTAAGTAAATTAGCCGATAAAGTTGATAGTTATGCTGATGAATATCGTCAATTAAGTGATGATGATTTAAAAGCTAAAACCCCTGAATTTAAAAAACGTTATCAAGACGGTGAAACTTTAGATGATCTATTACCTGAAGCATTTGCTGTTGCTAGAGAAGGTGCTACTAGAGTTCTAGGATTAACCCCATTCCACGTTCAAATTATGGGTGGAATTGTTTTACATGAAGGTAGCATTTCTGAAATGAAGACCGGTGAAGGTAAGACCTTAACTGCAACTATGCCAGTTTATTTAAATGCAATTTCTGGAAAAGGTGTTCATGTTATTACTGTTAATGAATATCTATCTCAACGTGATGCTGAACAAATGGGTGAATTATATAATTGGTTAGGTTTAACAGTTGGTGTTAACTTGACTGAAATGAGTGCTGAAGATAAGCGTAAAGCATACAACGATGATATTACTTATTCTACTAATAGTGAAATTGGATTTGACTATTTACGTGATAATATGGTTGTTTACAAAGAAGATATGGTTCAACGCCCATTAAACTTTGCGATTGTCGATGAAGTTGACTCCATTTTAATTGATGAAGCGAGAACTCCATTGATTATTTCAGGACAAGCTCAAGGTTCAACACAACTATATAAACAAGCTGATCAATTTGCTAAGACTCTAAAAGATAAAGACGATTTCAAAATTGATTTAGAATCTAAGACAGTTGCAATGAAAGATCAAGGAATTGAAAAGGCTGAAAAATACTTCAACTTAAAGAACTTGTATGATACTGATAACACAGCTTTAACCCACCATTTGGATGAAGCTTTACGTGCTAACTATATTATGCTTAAAGACAAGGACTATGTTGTTTCTGACGGCGAAGTATTAATCGTTGATTCATTTACTGGTCGTATTATGGAAGGCCGTCGTTTCTCTGATGGATTACATCAAGCTATTGAAGCTAAAGAAGGTGTTGAAATCCAAGAAGAAAGTAAAACAATGGCTAACATCACATACCAAAACTTATTTAGAATGTACCACAAGCTGGCTGGTATGACTGGTACTGCTAAGACTGAAGCAGATGAATTTAGAGAAATTTATAATATGGACGTTATTTCAATTCCAACTAACAAACCAGTTGCTAGAATTGATGAACCAGACTTGTTATATCCAACACTACAATCAAAATTTGATGCCGTAATTAAGAAAATTAAGGATCTACACAGTAAAGGTCAACCAATGTTAATTGGTACTGTTGCGGTTGAAACTTCAGAATATCTTGATAATCGATTAACTCAAGAAGGAATCCCTCATAGCGTTCTTAATGCTAAAAATCATGCTAAAGAAGCTGATATTATTTCCAATGCTGGTCAAAAGAATGCTGTTACAATCGCTACTAACATGGCTGGTCGTGGTACGGATATTAAACTTGGACCTGGGGTTGTTGAATTAGGTGGACTAGCTGTTATTGGAACTGAACGTCATGAATCCAGACGTATTGATAATCAATTACGTGGTCGTTCTGGTCGTCAAGGAGATCCAGGCCTTTCACAATTTTATTTATCACTAGAAGATGATTTAATGCGTCGTTTCGGTTCTGATCGTATTAAGAATTTCTTGGAAAGCATGAAAGTAGATGGAGAATCTGCTGTTATCAAGAGTAGATTGATTACTAAACAAGTTGAATCAGCTCAAAAACGTGTTGAAGGTAATAACTACGATTCTAGAAAGCAAGTTCTTCAATATGATGATGTTATGAGACAACAACGTAATGTTATTTATGGAGAAAGATATCAAGTTATTGAAGAAGACAAATCGCTTGAATGGGTACTTATGCCAATGATTAAGCGTACAGTTGATCGAATTGTTAACTTGCATACTCAAGGTGATAAGAAAGATTGGGATTTAGATACTATTCTAGACTTTGCTATTAGTGCTTTAGTTAGTCCTGACCGTATTAGTTTAAGTGATTTAGAAAATAAATCTGCTGATGAAATTAAAGATACTTTGATGGATCTTGCTAAACAAGTTTATAAAGAAAAACAAGATCAATTATACGATCCTTCTCAAATGCTTGAATTCGAAAAGGTTGTTATCTTAAGAGTTGTTGATTCACATTGGACTGATCATATTGACGAAATGGATCAATTGAGACAATCAATTGGTTTAAGAGGTTATGGTCAATTAAATCCATTAGTTGAATATCAACGTGAAGGTTACCAAATGTTTGAAGAAATGGTTTCAGATATTAATTATGATGCAACAAGATTATTTATGAAGGCTGAAATTAGACAAAACATTGAAAGATAG
- the prfB gene encoding peptide chain release factor 2 (programmed frameshift) has product MEITDAKNELAKIKKAINGFRRSLDLDSLYETIEINEAKMTEPDFWDDPNHAQQFINDNNKLKKKYDNFQSLSSQSDDLEVNLELLEEDNDVAMVEEFEKSLDATKKHLAKYRLGMLLNGKYDSNNAILEIHPGAGGTESHDWGMMLLRMYTRWAEQSGFKLETLNYQVGEVAGIDTATLLISGENAYGYLKSEKGVHRLVRISPFDSAGRRHTSFASVDVMPELDESVNIDINPADLRIDVFRASGAGGQHVNKTSSAVRITHEPTGIVVASQAQRSQIQNRETAMNMLKSKLYEREEEKKAEQKAQIEGEQKEIGWGSQIRSYVFHPYSMVKDHRTGYETAKVQDVMDGKLDTFINSYLQWKLSKKNPN; this is encoded by the exons ATGGAAATAACTGATGCAAAAAATGAATTAGCTAAAATAAAAAAAGCTATCAATGGCTTTAGGAGGTCACTT GACTTAGATTCTTTATATGAGACGATTGAGATTAATGAAGCCAAAATGACTGAACCAGATTTTTGGGATGATCCTAATCATGCACAACAATTTATTAATGATAATAATAAATTAAAGAAAAAATACGACAATTTTCAATCATTATCCTCACAAAGTGATGATTTAGAAGTTAATTTAGAGTTACTAGAAGAAGATAATGATGTTGCTATGGTGGAAGAATTTGAAAAATCATTAGATGCTACGAAAAAGCATTTAGCCAAATATCGCTTAGGGATGTTGTTGAACGGTAAATATGATAGTAATAATGCAATTTTAGAAATTCATCCAGGTGCTGGTGGAACTGAATCTCATGATTGGGGGATGATGTTGTTACGTATGTATACCCGATGGGCTGAACAAAGTGGATTCAAACTAGAAACGCTAAACTATCAGGTCGGCGAAGTTGCTGGAATTGACACTGCAACCTTACTTATTTCTGGTGAAAATGCTTATGGTTATCTAAAATCTGAAAAGGGTGTGCATCGACTAGTCAGAATTTCACCCTTTGATTCTGCTGGTCGTCGTCATACATCTTTTGCTTCAGTTGATGTGATGCCTGAATTAGATGAATCAGTTAATATTGATATTAATCCAGCTGATTTAAGAATTGATGTTTTTCGTGCTAGTGGTGCTGGTGGCCAACATGTTAATAAAACTTCATCAGCTGTTAGAATTACTCACGAACCTACAGGAATTGTGGTAGCTAGTCAAGCTCAACGTTCACAAATACAAAATCGTGAAACTGCGATGAATATGTTGAAATCTAAATTATATGAACGAGAAGAAGAAAAAAAAGCTGAGCAAAAAGCACAAATTGAAGGAGAACAAAAAGAAATTGGTTGGGGGTCTCAAATTAGGTCCTATGTTTTTCACCCATATTCAATGGTCAAGGACCATCGTACTGGATATGAAACTGCTAAAGTTCAAGATGTCATGGATGGCAAATTAGATACATTTATCAATTCATATCTACAATGGAAATTAAGTAAAAAGAATCCCAACTAA